Proteins encoded by one window of Salmonirosea aquatica:
- a CDS encoding cytochrome c oxidase subunit II, producing MSYIIGIIFIVFLALTVMVISRMQNVLKGVNVKDADPSRPEGNKWNAAMFMIVLVLGAIALFWSYRSASADFLPTASSVHGRRTDDLFWFSMGILTIPFLIVNFLLFYFSWRYQYKAGHKATFYPENHRLELIWTVIPAIVMALLVFTGWRAWSDITSDAPKDAEVFEIMGKQFAWYIRYPGVDNNKLGNYNYRLIDAQNEMGIDLSDENAFDDFISTSELHIPANKPVLLKIRARDVLHSVYIPHMRVKMDAVPGMPTKFWFVADKTTAEMKSETGNPNFDYEIACTEVCGRGHFAMKLRLIVEDEASYRNWMAQQKTFLETYPDYLAKVPDNLKPKAMRYIPASAPATANPDSTTAGETGPQTTSGIGTSASLR from the coding sequence ATGTCTTATATCATAGGAATTATTTTTATAGTTTTTCTGGCCCTGACCGTTATGGTCATTTCCAGAATGCAGAATGTGCTGAAAGGTGTCAATGTAAAGGATGCCGATCCTTCCCGACCTGAAGGAAATAAGTGGAATGCTGCCATGTTTATGATTGTGCTGGTACTAGGAGCTATTGCATTGTTTTGGTCTTACCGAAGCGCTTCTGCCGATTTCTTACCAACAGCATCTTCAGTTCATGGGCGGCGCACCGATGACTTGTTCTGGTTCTCGATGGGAATTCTAACAATTCCTTTTTTGATTGTTAACTTTCTTTTGTTTTATTTTTCATGGCGTTACCAATACAAGGCAGGACATAAAGCCACCTTTTATCCCGAGAATCACCGTTTGGAGCTCATATGGACGGTTATTCCGGCTATTGTAATGGCGCTGCTGGTATTCACGGGCTGGCGTGCCTGGTCTGACATTACTTCTGATGCTCCTAAGGACGCTGAGGTTTTTGAAATCATGGGCAAGCAGTTCGCATGGTATATTCGTTACCCAGGTGTGGATAATAATAAGCTTGGAAACTACAACTACCGCTTAATCGATGCCCAGAATGAAATGGGGATAGATTTGTCGGATGAAAACGCATTTGATGACTTCATAAGTACCTCCGAATTGCATATTCCGGCCAATAAGCCCGTACTGTTGAAAATCCGCGCCCGCGACGTCTTGCACAGTGTCTATATTCCTCACATGCGGGTCAAAATGGATGCTGTACCAGGGATGCCGACAAAATTTTGGTTTGTGGCGGATAAAACGACAGCCGAGATGAAGTCAGAGACAGGAAATCCAAATTTCGATTACGAAATTGCCTGTACAGAAGTATGCGGTAGAGGCCATTTCGCAATGAAACTTCGTTTGATTGTTGAAGATGAAGCCTCATATCGTAATTGGATGGCCCAACAAAAGACTTTTCTAGAAACGTACCCTGATTATCTGGCCAAAGTGCCTGATAATCTGAAGCCAAAAGCAATGCGCTATATTCCTGCATCAGCCCCTGCTACCGCAAATCCCGATAGCACGACGGCTGGTGAGACAGGGCCGCAAACCACATCGGGCATTGGTACCTCAGCATCACTTCGTTAA
- a CDS encoding DUF3341 domain-containing protein, producing the protein MSDFKGKYLVGVYDDDEVILHAVPKLRKAGVKINEVYSPFAIHGMDDALGHPRTRIGIAAFMFGVTGCICALTLLIWTMGIDWPMIVGGKDPISLPNYIPITFELTVLFTAFGMVTTFFISNGLGPSLVTPAMFDPRSTDNKFVMAIELKKNRLSEAEIAQYLRDTGAEEINIKQF; encoded by the coding sequence ATGTCGGACTTCAAAGGAAAATATTTGGTTGGGGTTTATGATGATGATGAAGTAATTCTTCATGCTGTCCCCAAACTCCGCAAAGCAGGAGTTAAAATAAATGAGGTATACTCTCCTTTTGCTATACATGGTATGGATGATGCCCTGGGACATCCTCGGACACGTATTGGGATAGCTGCCTTTATGTTTGGTGTGACGGGATGTATCTGTGCCCTTACTTTACTAATCTGGACAATGGGAATAGATTGGCCGATGATTGTAGGGGGTAAGGATCCTATATCTCTCCCAAATTACATTCCCATCACTTTCGAGTTGACTGTACTTTTTACCGCATTCGGTATGGTAACTACATTCTTTATTTCGAATGGATTAGGACCCAGTTTGGTGACTCCAGCCATGTTTGATCCACGGTCCACGGATAACAAATTCGTGATGGCCATTGAATTAAAGAAAAACCGCTTATCAGAAGCTGAGATTGCTCAATATTTAAGAGATACGGGTGCTGAGGAAATCAACATCAAACAATTCTAA
- a CDS encoding quinol:cytochrome C oxidoreductase: MASVHSLPSIEERFEFTSGAKQKLLIGGAIGLALVLVGAFLLANGSGHEAAAAHGGEHAEGAAHAGNWLTRIWANIWVNAVYFTGISVIGMFFMSYNYLAEAGWSVVFKRIPEAMPAFLPVTGVIMLIVFFLGGHDLFHWTHEELFDPGNKLYDPIISGKQGFLNTPFFLIRMLVYFAAWYMLWRVLRNASLQEDELGGTSFYYKSIRYGTAFLVIFAVTSSTAAWDFVMSIDTHWFSTMFGWYTLASWHVSGLAVITLTVVTLREMGYLRAVNTSHLRDLGKFVFAFSIFWTYVWFSQFLLIYYANLPEETIYYRERFSGYGGIFKAPFFINLFLNFFFPFLVLMTRDAKATHSILKVACWSVLIGHYFDFWNNIMPGTVGANAGFGPVEFGFILLFACSFIWSVSTQLAKANLIPRNHPMLEESLHHDIP; encoded by the coding sequence ATGGCATCAGTACATTCGCTACCCTCGATTGAAGAACGCTTTGAATTCACTTCGGGCGCAAAACAAAAACTGCTGATTGGTGGGGCCATCGGTCTGGCTCTTGTACTAGTTGGGGCATTCCTGTTGGCAAATGGTTCAGGACATGAAGCAGCCGCAGCCCATGGAGGGGAACATGCCGAAGGAGCTGCTCACGCTGGAAACTGGCTGACCCGTATTTGGGCCAATATTTGGGTCAACGCGGTTTACTTCACCGGAATCTCAGTGATAGGAATGTTTTTCATGTCATACAACTATCTGGCCGAAGCCGGGTGGTCGGTTGTATTCAAGCGTATACCCGAAGCAATGCCAGCGTTTCTACCCGTAACAGGGGTTATCATGCTTATCGTTTTTTTCCTGGGGGGGCACGATTTGTTTCACTGGACACATGAGGAACTATTCGACCCTGGAAACAAGCTGTATGATCCGATAATAAGCGGTAAGCAAGGATTCCTGAATACGCCTTTTTTCCTGATTCGCATGTTGGTGTATTTTGCGGCCTGGTACATGTTGTGGCGTGTACTTCGGAATGCTTCTTTACAAGAAGATGAACTAGGGGGTACCTCTTTCTACTACAAATCAATTCGCTACGGAACTGCTTTTCTAGTAATCTTTGCAGTCACTTCCTCAACGGCTGCCTGGGATTTTGTGATGTCAATCGATACCCACTGGTTTAGTACGATGTTCGGTTGGTATACGCTGGCGAGTTGGCATGTAAGCGGTCTGGCGGTGATAACCCTTACTGTGGTAACTCTTCGGGAAATGGGGTACCTGAGGGCCGTCAACACCAGCCATTTGCGGGATTTAGGCAAATTCGTCTTTGCCTTTAGCATCTTTTGGACCTACGTATGGTTTTCGCAGTTTCTACTGATTTATTACGCCAATTTACCCGAGGAGACCATCTACTATCGGGAGCGTTTTAGTGGATATGGCGGAATATTCAAGGCACCCTTTTTCATCAATCTTTTCCTAAACTTTTTCTTTCCCTTCCTAGTTCTAATGACACGGGATGCAAAGGCTACGCACTCGATTTTGAAGGTAGCCTGTTGGAGTGTGTTGATTGGTCACTACTTTGATTTTTGGAATAACATAATGCCTGGGACGGTCGGCGCCAATGCGGGCTTTGGTCCTGTCGAATTTGGTTTTATTCTGTTATTTGCCTGCTCATTTATCTGGTCGGTATCTACTCAACTTGCGAAAGCAAACCTGATTCCCAGAAACCACCCGATGCTCGAAGAGTCCCTTCATCACGACATACCTTGA
- a CDS encoding COX15/CtaA family protein, translated as MINSKTPTDSRNDRLFRKLTLFAVITVYLLIAAGGIVRSTGSGMGCPDWPKCFGSWVPPTEAYQLPSNYKELYGAKLKGEVEFNVVKTWTEYVNRLLGVFTGILIFGTLLASVPYLRTHKSNLFYASLAAFILVGIQGWLGSKVVSTELHPLMVTLHMVVAIVIVFILIYTLIRSYPPRTNTFKNKKFLLVKQLIVLSIVLSFGQVMLGTQVREAMDGAISMLGYDARSQWIEQLGLPFYIHRSFSLVVLGVNTLLVYQIWNERKRSRLRRYLIQGVIVVILLEIFSGIVMAYFSVPAFAQPIHLTLAIVMLGTQYSLWLESTDILSAEKKQMVGTA; from the coding sequence ATGATCAATTCAAAGACGCCCACTGATAGTAGAAATGACCGTCTATTCCGGAAACTTACCCTGTTTGCGGTCATTACGGTTTACTTATTGATTGCGGCGGGAGGAATCGTTAGAAGTACCGGATCGGGAATGGGTTGTCCCGACTGGCCCAAATGCTTTGGTAGCTGGGTACCTCCAACGGAGGCATATCAGCTACCATCTAATTACAAGGAGCTTTACGGAGCTAAATTGAAAGGCGAAGTAGAGTTCAATGTAGTAAAAACCTGGACCGAATATGTAAACCGCTTACTAGGCGTTTTCACTGGAATTCTAATATTTGGTACTCTCCTGGCCTCGGTACCCTACCTGCGAACACACAAATCCAACTTATTTTACGCTAGTCTGGCAGCTTTCATACTGGTAGGAATTCAGGGTTGGCTTGGATCAAAGGTAGTTTCAACCGAATTGCATCCCCTGATGGTTACTCTACACATGGTTGTAGCAATAGTGATCGTTTTCATTCTGATCTACACTTTGATCCGATCGTACCCGCCGCGAACAAATACTTTTAAGAACAAGAAGTTCCTTCTGGTGAAGCAACTGATAGTACTAAGTATTGTACTGTCTTTCGGTCAGGTAATGCTGGGTACGCAAGTTCGTGAAGCGATGGATGGAGCGATTTCGATGTTAGGGTATGACGCGAGAAGCCAATGGATCGAGCAGTTAGGCTTACCCTTTTATATACATCGGTCATTTTCACTGGTGGTACTAGGGGTGAATACACTGCTTGTATACCAAATATGGAATGAGAGAAAAAGATCAAGACTACGGCGCTATTTAATTCAGGGAGTCATTGTAGTGATCCTTTTGGAAATATTTTCGGGAATCGTGATGGCGTATTTCTCTGTTCCAGCTTTTGCTCAGCCCATCCACTTAACATTGGCCATTGTGATGTTGGGTACACAATATAGTCTGTGGTTAGAAAGTACTGATATATTATCAGCGGAAAAGAAGCAAATGGTTGGTACTGCTTGA
- the nrfD gene encoding NrfD/PsrC family molybdoenzyme membrane anchor subunit produces MHVTSPVRPPLVTGGKTYADVTEDICRHVENNPTKEWLIAFGISVIVLIYGTACVLWTWWEGLGVWGLNKTVGWAWDITNFVWWVGIGHAGTLISAILLLFRQKWRTSINRAAEAMTIFAVLCAASFILMHMGRPWLAYWALPLPNAFGSLWVNFNSPLVWDVFAISTYFSVSLVFWYIGLIPDLATIRDRARSKVSRFIYGSLAMGWTGGAKTWSRYEYISLILAGLATPLVLSVHTIVSMDFATSVIPGWHTTIFPPYFVAGAIFSGFAMVQNLMLITRVVYRLEDYITLEHIESMNKVITLTGSIVGVAYLTEFFIAWYSGVEYESYAFINRATGPYWWAYATMMTCNVVSPQLFWSRTIRRSVTWTFFISIIVNIGMWFERFVIIVTSLHRDYLPSSWAMFSPTRFDIGDYIFSFGFFFTFFLLFSKYLPVINMAEVKAVIRSSSERLPIKVAGVAKGDRVASPTFNKDAQ; encoded by the coding sequence ATGCATGTTACTTCACCCGTGAGACCGCCGCTCGTTACCGGCGGAAAGACGTACGCCGATGTAACGGAAGATATTTGTCGCCACGTTGAGAATAACCCTACAAAAGAGTGGCTGATCGCATTTGGTATATCCGTAATCGTGCTTATCTATGGTACCGCTTGCGTACTATGGACTTGGTGGGAAGGTCTTGGTGTCTGGGGATTGAATAAAACCGTAGGCTGGGCATGGGACATCACCAACTTTGTATGGTGGGTAGGTATTGGTCATGCCGGAACCCTAATTTCAGCAATTTTGCTGCTTTTCCGGCAAAAATGGCGGACTTCCATCAACCGCGCGGCGGAAGCTATGACGATTTTTGCAGTACTGTGTGCCGCCTCGTTCATTTTGATGCACATGGGACGTCCATGGCTTGCTTACTGGGCATTGCCATTGCCCAATGCATTCGGGTCCCTGTGGGTTAACTTCAACTCCCCACTGGTTTGGGACGTTTTCGCCATTAGTACCTATTTCTCGGTTTCACTGGTATTCTGGTACATTGGTCTTATTCCTGATTTGGCTACCATCCGTGACCGAGCTCGTAGCAAAGTGTCTCGTTTTATTTACGGATCGTTGGCAATGGGCTGGACGGGTGGTGCCAAAACCTGGTCGCGCTATGAATACATAAGTCTGATTCTGGCAGGTCTGGCTACTCCTCTGGTACTTTCCGTACATACGATTGTAAGTATGGACTTTGCAACATCGGTTATTCCAGGCTGGCACACCACGATCTTTCCTCCCTACTTCGTAGCTGGGGCAATTTTCTCAGGATTTGCCATGGTACAAAACCTGATGTTGATTACCCGGGTGGTCTATCGATTGGAAGATTACATTACCTTGGAACACATTGAGTCTATGAATAAGGTAATCACCCTGACAGGATCGATCGTTGGAGTAGCCTATCTTACTGAATTTTTTATTGCCTGGTATTCGGGGGTAGAATACGAAAGTTATGCTTTCATAAACCGTGCTACGGGCCCTTATTGGTGGGCATACGCTACCATGATGACCTGTAATGTGGTTTCTCCGCAACTCTTCTGGTCGCGCACCATTCGTAGGAGTGTAACATGGACTTTCTTCATCTCGATCATTGTAAACATTGGGATGTGGTTTGAGCGATTCGTAATCATTGTTACTTCATTGCACCGTGACTACCTACCTTCAAGCTGGGCGATGTTCTCACCGACTCGCTTTGACATTGGTGACTACATATTCTCGTTCGGGTTTTTCTTTACTTTCTTCCTGCTTTTTTCCAAGTATTTACCTGTCATAAACATGGCGGAAGTAAAAGCAGTAATCCGTTCATCGTCGGAGCGTTTGCCGATCAAGGTAGCTGGAGTTGCTAAAGGAGACCGGGTGGCAAGCCCTACATTTAATAAAGACGCCCAATAA
- the cyoE gene encoding heme o synthase, whose product MIVSDSSLSLGNKVNEKGRALFELLKFRLAALVSFSGAFGYSLAVEKIDWLLFGLFCVASIGITGSANIINQIIEKDLDKLMKRTANRPLPNGRVTVQEAALWAFVLGLFSLFIFTYYFNITTALLAALSLVLYGFVYTPLKRVGPIAVFVGAFPGAFPPMIGWIAATNHFGLEPGILFAIQFFWQFPHFWAIAWVLDEDYKRAGFKLLPSQGGKDLNTTIQIMIWTLFLLPFGWLPFKLGMTGINSAFIATLFGVLFLAQTFHLMRKCTDKTALQLMFGSFIYLPIVQLAFLIDKI is encoded by the coding sequence ATGATTGTGTCAGATAGTAGTTTGTCGTTGGGAAACAAAGTGAATGAGAAAGGAAGGGCCCTTTTCGAATTACTAAAATTTCGGCTGGCAGCTTTGGTGTCATTTTCAGGGGCTTTTGGTTATAGTCTGGCTGTCGAAAAAATCGATTGGTTACTATTTGGACTATTTTGTGTGGCATCCATTGGAATAACGGGCTCGGCCAATATCATCAATCAAATCATTGAAAAAGATCTTGATAAATTGATGAAAAGGACAGCGAATCGGCCATTGCCAAATGGACGAGTCACAGTCCAGGAAGCGGCGTTATGGGCCTTCGTGCTTGGATTATTTTCGCTATTTATTTTCACCTACTACTTCAACATCACTACGGCTCTACTAGCTGCTTTATCCCTGGTGTTATACGGCTTTGTCTATACACCTCTGAAAAGGGTCGGTCCTATTGCTGTGTTTGTGGGAGCTTTTCCAGGAGCTTTTCCTCCCATGATTGGCTGGATTGCAGCCACAAATCATTTTGGACTCGAACCAGGAATTCTGTTTGCCATACAGTTCTTCTGGCAATTTCCCCATTTTTGGGCCATTGCCTGGGTACTGGATGAAGACTATAAACGGGCGGGTTTCAAATTACTTCCTTCACAAGGTGGAAAGGATCTCAATACTACCATTCAGATAATGATCTGGACACTATTCTTGCTCCCTTTCGGATGGTTGCCATTCAAATTGGGTATGACTGGCATTAATTCGGCGTTCATAGCAACTTTATTTGGGGTATTGTTTCTGGCACAAACCTTTCATCTGATGCGCAAGTGCACCGACAAAACAGCCCTGCAGTTAATGTTTGGCTCATTCATCTACCTTCCCATTGTTCAGCTTGCATTTCTCATTGATAAAATCTAA
- a CDS encoding cytochrome c oxidase subunit I: MSAVGTGMDSVVHAEEHVHHDPQSFWRKYIFSEDHKVIAKQYLISGIFWAVLGLSMSVVFRIQLGFPDADLSWLKPVLGQWIDETGKLDPNFYLALVTMHGTIMVFFVLTAGLSGTFSNFLIPLQIGARDMASGFLNMLSYWFFFIASVIMFSSLFLQTGPAAGGWVVYPPLSALPQAHIGSEMGMTLWLTSMALFIVSQLLGGINYITTVINLRTRGMTFNRLPLTIWSFLITAVLGLISFPVLLSAALLLIFDRSFGTSFYLSEIYIGGEALPNVGGSPILFQHLFWFLGHPEVYIVILPALGITSEIIATNSRKPIFGYRAMIASLLGIAFLSFIVWAHHMFVTGMNPFLGSVFMFLTLIIAVPSAVKAFNYITTLWKGNIRFTPAMLFSIGLVSFFVSGGLTGIILGNSALDIQLHDTYFVVAHFHVVMGAASAFGLLAGVYHWFPKMFGRMMNNTLGQIHFWLSFIGIYLVFLPMHYVGIAGFPRRYYQFTSFDFTHSYTDLNMFISAAAILTFLAQLIFLWNFFSSIFTGKRATQNPWNSNTLEWTAPINPGHGNWVGEIPAVYRWSYDYSKPGAAEDFIPQNVPYSQTLESNLPHENEQIKMEAEIEAQNFNDQFKDAH, from the coding sequence ATGTCAGCAGTAGGAACAGGAATGGATTCGGTAGTACACGCAGAAGAGCATGTGCATCACGACCCGCAAAGCTTCTGGCGGAAGTATATATTTTCAGAGGATCATAAAGTCATCGCCAAGCAGTATTTAATATCAGGGATCTTCTGGGCCGTTTTGGGTTTGTCCATGTCGGTCGTGTTCCGCATTCAGCTGGGCTTTCCCGATGCTGATTTGTCATGGCTAAAGCCGGTACTCGGTCAATGGATTGATGAAACTGGTAAATTGGACCCCAATTTTTACCTGGCTCTGGTTACCATGCATGGTACCATCATGGTTTTTTTCGTACTTACAGCCGGACTGAGTGGTACCTTCAGTAATTTCCTGATTCCCTTACAGATTGGGGCACGCGACATGGCTTCGGGATTTTTAAACATGCTTTCATATTGGTTCTTCTTTATTGCCAGTGTGATCATGTTTTCTTCTTTATTCCTACAGACGGGTCCTGCGGCAGGCGGGTGGGTTGTTTATCCTCCTTTGAGTGCATTGCCACAGGCCCATATAGGATCAGAAATGGGTATGACGCTGTGGTTGACCAGTATGGCTCTTTTCATTGTGTCACAGCTTTTGGGAGGCATCAACTATATCACTACAGTGATCAACCTTCGCACGCGGGGAATGACGTTTAATCGTTTGCCTTTAACGATTTGGTCATTTTTGATCACAGCCGTACTTGGACTAATTTCCTTCCCAGTGTTGCTGTCGGCCGCTCTGCTTCTCATTTTTGACCGTAGTTTCGGTACAAGTTTTTATCTTTCTGAGATATACATTGGAGGAGAGGCTTTGCCAAATGTAGGGGGAAGTCCTATTCTGTTCCAACACCTTTTCTGGTTTCTGGGACACCCCGAAGTATACATTGTGATTCTGCCAGCATTAGGAATCACCTCCGAGATTATCGCTACCAATTCTCGTAAACCTATTTTTGGCTATCGGGCTATGATTGCATCCCTGCTGGGGATTGCCTTTCTTTCATTCATTGTGTGGGCGCACCACATGTTTGTCACGGGTATGAATCCCTTCTTGGGATCTGTGTTTATGTTTTTGACACTGATTATCGCGGTACCTTCGGCAGTCAAAGCCTTTAACTACATTACAACGCTTTGGAAAGGCAACATCCGGTTTACGCCGGCTATGCTGTTTTCCATAGGTTTGGTTTCATTCTTTGTATCAGGTGGTTTGACGGGAATCATACTAGGTAATAGTGCACTGGATATTCAGTTGCATGATACTTATTTTGTAGTGGCTCACTTTCACGTGGTGATGGGTGCTGCATCAGCCTTCGGACTATTGGCAGGTGTTTACCACTGGTTTCCCAAAATGTTTGGGCGTATGATGAACAACACGCTCGGACAGATCCACTTTTGGTTGTCATTTATCGGGATTTACTTGGTATTCCTGCCTATGCATTATGTGGGTATCGCCGGTTTTCCGCGTCGTTACTATCAGTTTACGAGTTTTGATTTTACTCATTCCTATACTGATCTGAATATGTTTATTAGTGCTGCGGCCATTTTGACATTTTTGGCACAGCTCATATTCCTGTGGAATTTCTTTTCAAGCATTTTTACAGGCAAACGTGCTACTCAGAATCCTTGGAATTCCAATACTTTGGAATGGACAGCTCCAATTAATCCAGGCCATGGAAACTGGGTTGGCGAAATACCAGCAGTGTATCGGTGGTCATATGACTATAGCAAGCCTGGTGCAGCGGAAGACTTTATTCCTCAAAATGTACCCTACTCACAGACGCTTGAATCGAATCTGCCTCATGAAAATGAGCAGATAAAGATGGAAGCTGAGATAGAGGCGCAAAACTTCAATGATCAATTCAAAGACGCCCACTGA
- a CDS encoding c-type cytochrome — protein MNFRNTYKYLIAFVGIVAAFASCTRDPNNQGLEFAPNMYLPVGYEPYRQVKANPINPMGLNMRKPVDGTVSRANYDTKFGEGDSAKVDLMVYNISKDSIGIAERTLTNPVPLNEKTLAEGKVLYERYCQHCHGATGAGDGTVGKVYKGVPNYKADAYKTLNDGHIFHVITHGKGRMWPHGSQVNPEERWKIVHYVHQLQKD, from the coding sequence ATGAATTTTAGAAATACATATAAGTACCTAATTGCATTTGTTGGAATCGTAGCTGCCTTTGCAAGTTGTACACGTGACCCTAACAATCAGGGGTTGGAATTTGCCCCTAATATGTACCTACCAGTAGGGTATGAGCCCTACCGCCAGGTAAAAGCAAATCCTATAAACCCGATGGGGTTGAACATGCGGAAACCGGTGGATGGTACCGTTTCACGGGCCAACTATGATACCAAGTTTGGAGAAGGGGATTCGGCCAAAGTGGATTTGATGGTATACAACATTTCGAAAGACAGCATCGGAATTGCCGAGCGTACTCTCACCAATCCGGTACCCCTGAATGAAAAGACACTGGCCGAGGGCAAAGTTCTTTACGAACGTTACTGCCAACACTGTCATGGAGCAACAGGTGCCGGCGATGGTACTGTTGGTAAAGTATACAAGGGGGTTCCCAATTATAAAGCTGACGCGTATAAGACATTAAATGACGGACATATTTTTCATGTGATCACACATGGCAAAGGCCGAATGTGGCCGCACGGATCACAGGTCAATCCCGAAGAACGCTGGAAAATAGTGCATTATGTTCATCAGCTTCAAAAGGATTAG